Proteins encoded together in one Maricaulis maris window:
- a CDS encoding DEAD/DEAH box helicase, with product MTFAELGLSPKLLEAIEQAGYSEPTPIQAGAIPPALAGRDVLGIAQTGTGKTASFTLPLIERLSRGRAKARMPRSLIIAPTRELAAQCAENFETYSKGQKLSMALLIGGVAFGPQEEILNKGADVLIATPGRLLDHFGRGKLLMNGVQMLVVDEADRMLDMGFIPDLEKIFSLIPPPPRRQTLFFSATMPKEIQSLVDRFLRDPVRVETSRPAQTAVNIKQLMIRLKDNSGKAKRDALRAAMSREEVKNGIIFSNRKRDVDIVARSLQRHGFSAAPIHGDLDQSARTQTLADFKAGTLRFLVASDVAARGLDIPDVSHVFNYDMPHHADDYVHRIGRTGRAGKSGESVTIFAPGDEKNLAAVLKLIKEDIPELVLDGVNSEAPAKAAPDSGASGGRTRGTSARSGARSERSSGGRTRKPGSADAQTTEDAAPAASPAPTPAPAPAVEAEAKPRPVKSREARKPEPTSPEPAAAKPPQQRDSGTASPRPSNRKPGQRRERGSDQDRSVVGFGDHVPGFMNAGK from the coding sequence ATGACGTTCGCAGAACTGGGTCTGAGCCCAAAACTACTCGAAGCCATCGAACAAGCTGGCTATAGCGAACCGACCCCGATCCAGGCCGGCGCCATTCCTCCGGCGCTTGCCGGACGCGACGTGCTTGGTATTGCGCAGACGGGAACCGGCAAGACCGCGTCCTTCACCCTGCCCCTGATCGAGCGCCTGTCACGTGGCCGCGCCAAGGCCCGCATGCCGCGCTCCCTCATCATTGCACCGACCCGCGAGCTGGCGGCCCAGTGCGCCGAGAATTTCGAGACCTATTCGAAAGGTCAGAAGCTCTCGATGGCCTTGCTGATCGGCGGCGTCGCCTTCGGCCCGCAAGAAGAAATCCTCAACAAGGGCGCCGATGTCCTGATCGCGACCCCGGGTCGTCTGCTCGACCATTTCGGGCGCGGCAAACTGCTGATGAACGGTGTCCAGATGCTGGTGGTTGATGAAGCCGACCGCATGCTCGACATGGGCTTCATCCCGGATCTCGAGAAAATCTTCTCGCTCATCCCGCCGCCTCCGCGCCGTCAGACCCTTTTCTTCTCGGCCACAATGCCGAAGGAAATCCAGAGCCTGGTCGATCGGTTCCTGCGCGACCCTGTTCGCGTGGAAACCTCGCGCCCGGCGCAAACGGCGGTCAATATCAAGCAGCTGATGATCCGCCTGAAAGACAATTCCGGAAAGGCCAAGCGGGACGCCCTGCGCGCCGCCATGTCCCGCGAAGAGGTCAAGAACGGCATTATCTTCTCGAACCGCAAACGTGATGTGGACATCGTCGCGCGCTCGCTCCAGCGCCACGGTTTCTCGGCTGCGCCGATCCACGGCGATCTCGATCAATCAGCCCGCACGCAGACCCTGGCGGATTTCAAGGCGGGGACCCTTCGTTTCCTCGTTGCCAGTGATGTCGCGGCACGCGGGCTCGATATCCCGGACGTGAGCCATGTCTTCAATTACGACATGCCGCACCACGCCGACGATTATGTCCACCGCATCGGACGTACCGGACGGGCGGGCAAGTCCGGGGAATCCGTGACAATCTTTGCACCCGGTGATGAGAAAAACCTGGCCGCCGTGCTGAAGCTGATCAAGGAAGACATCCCGGAACTCGTCCTGGACGGCGTCAATTCCGAGGCACCGGCGAAAGCTGCGCCGGATTCTGGCGCATCCGGCGGCCGGACCCGTGGTACATCGGCCCGTTCCGGAGCCCGCTCCGAGCGCAGTTCCGGCGGCCGCACTCGCAAGCCCGGCTCTGCGGACGCCCAGACGACAGAGGATGCGGCACCGGCAGCGTCTCCAGCGCCGACCCCGGCTCCGGCCCCGGCTGTTGAGGCCGAGGCCAAGCCAAGACCCGTCAAGTCGCGCGAAGCCCGCAAACCGGAACCAACCTCGCCCGAGCCGGCCGCTGCAAAGCCGCCTCAGCAACGGGATTCCGGTACGGCCAGCCCAAGACCATCCAACCGCAAACCCGGTCAAAGACGCGAGCGCGGCTCTGACCAGGACCGTTCGGTTGTCGGGTTTGGCGACCATGTTCCAGGCTTCATGAATGCCGGAAAGTGA